From Corynebacterium aquatimens:
GTATTCCTGCGACCCGCAGGGCCATGCGCGAGGCTTTCCTCCCGGAGCCGTTTTTCCAGGACCGGGTGATCGGGTTCACGGCGATCCTGACGTCTTCAGCGCTCATCTCACGCCACGACGCAGAATGGGTCTCCTCCCTGCCTGGGTCGGTTGAGTTCACTGTTGCTCAACGTCACGCTCTGGTAGCAATGCACAACGGGGTCGAACTCACAAACGCGATGTATCGGGAAGAGTTCCCAATGGATTCGGTCCAAGCACGTAATGAACTGCGCCAATTGGTGACCTACGGTCTCGTTGAAACCGTGGGCCAGGGCCGCGGCACCACGTACCGTTTGATTACGCATCGAACACCAGAAGCACCTGCGCAGAACTCTCCCGGCTACCTCAGCATGGAAGAGAAAACCAAAATAATAGAGGGGGCTCTCGAAGGACATTTCGCTGGCTTGCGCAAAAGCGAGATCATCGACCGAACCGGCCTGTCGGTAGGCCAAGTCACCCCGGCCCTCAAGGCGCTGCGCACGGCGGGCAGGGTGGAACTCACCAATGATGCCCCAACCGCGCGGGGCCAGCGCTACCGATTACGTCCGTAGCTACCCGCCACCATTCGGAGAGCTTGTTGCTTGACGACGAACCGCCCCACGCACCCCGGCAATCGGGGCACATGAGGCGGTCACACGCTATGTACCTAGTTGGATGAACCATCCTTGGATGAACCATCCTTCGACGAACCATCAGACGACGGCACACCCTCAACCTCCGGGGCATCACCACCCAACGGCGGAATCACCGTCGTCGGAACCGTAGTCGGTGAAGCAGTACCGGTGGCGAAAAGATTCTTCTTACCGAACTTTTCAAAATCCACCGACGTCTTCGCCTTACCCACCTCAGCAACACACCAGTCATACATCAAACCAGCAAACGCCGCGATAGCCACAGCAGCACCAATCGCCTGACCAATCCGCTGCAAATCCGGGTTGGATGCAAAACCCTGCAACTGCGCATTAATCGCATTCACATGCTCCATCGCACGACGGTATTCCTCATCATTACGCGGATCACGCCGACCATGATCACCATGACCCCACTCAGGACGATCCGGAGTGTTCTTCCGAACAAACTCATTCCACTGAGCATTCAACCCAGCAATCTCACCGGAAACCTGCGCCATGTACGGCTCCGCAATCTTGCCAACCACAGCACCCACCAACGCAATCGGCAACAACCACGTAATCGGCGACTGAACAGCATTACCAAAACACTGCTCCAACGTCTTCTTCGCCTTCGCCGACGACTGCTCCTTCGCCGGATCAACCGGCGTAGTCGTCGGGCCGGTCGGAGTCGTCGTACCAGGCGTCGGGTTCACCGGACCCGGCACCGGGTCCTTACCATCAGTAGCAACCATCAAAAATGCCGGGTACTTCGACTCCACACCAGACTTGCTCCGCGCAGTGTACTTCACCGGAGTAGCGGTCCCTTCGAAGTTCTTCTCCGCGGTAAACGTCACTTCACCAGTGACCTTGTTAACCGACCACGTACCCTCACCCGGAACAACCAACTTACCGTCAACAGCACCTTCGATAGCGATAGTCGCCGGATCGATCTTGTTGTTCATCTCAAGCAAGTTGAAGACCTTCTTACCACCCTTAGCAATGTTCACCGCATCACTCGGGAGGATGAACGGGTTGGCATCCGCATCAGCATCAGCATCAGCATCCGCCGGGTAGTACGCCATCACCCAACCAGGAGCATCAGAATCCTTGCCCTCCTTATCCTTCGCGGTGTAGCTAATCGGTTCAGGAGTGCCCAAGAAACCAGGCTCCGGAGAGAACGTGAACGTACCGTTCTTGTCCACAGTCCACGTTCCCTGGCCGTCGACCTTCAATGTCTTGCCATCACCAGTCGAACCCTTAATCCTGATCGAGTTCACAGCAACCCAGCCCGGGTACTTCGGCGTCACGTCAACCGCCTTACCAAGTGCGCCCATCTTAGCGCCACTAGGCAGAACAAACGGGCGATCAACCGGCCTTTTCGGGCTGCTCGGAGCGGGTGATTCAGGCGACGAAGGATCGGTCGGCTGCGTAGACGTCGTCGGCGTGGTCGTCGTCGGCGTGGTCGTCGTCGGCGGCTTCACACCGATCACCACCGGCTCGTACTTCGCCTCCAAGGTCTCACCGGTTGCGGTGGTCGCGACGACGGTGACCGGGTCAGCCTTGCCCACGAAACCCGGCTCCGGATCGAAGACCACACGGCCGTTTTCAATAGAGAACGTGCCCACACCGTCGCGGACGATCTTGCCGTCATCGTTAGCGCCCTCCAGCGCGAAGGTGTTGGACGTCCACTCGGGCAGGGTCGGGAACATGCCGCCCTCGCCGGTAAAGGTGCGGGAGGTCTGGTTCACGTCCAACTGGCCGGACGTCGCGGAGTCGACAGTCCGCTGGTTCGGGTACTGTACTGCCACCTCGCCTGGCTCCTTGGCCTTGGTGCCGAAGCGGTCCTTCGCGGTGTACTTCACCGGTGCCGGCGAGCCGAGGTAGCCCTCTTCCGGGGTGAAAGTGAATTCGCCAGTTTGCTTATCGACGGTCCACGTACCCACTTTCTTGTCGTTCTCAGTAACCTCAAGCGCGTCCACTTCTTGTTCGCCGTTGAGGATCTTGATGGTGGACTTGTCAATGTTGTCCGCGAGCGGCGGGGTGAGCGAAACCGGCTCGCCCGTTGTGCCCTTCTGCACCTTAGAGGGCAGCACCACCACTGCGTCCTCCGCAGGCTTCGCAAACGGGCGAACGATCGGAGTGTAGGCGGCAACCGGCTGGGTGTCCACACCCGTGAGCTTGATGCCCACCTTCGGCGCGGTGCCCTGGAAGTCCCCGGTGGGAGCGAACGTGATGGTGCCTGCAACCTTGTCCAGAGTGTAGGTGCCCTTGCCCTCAACGGTAAGGACCGTCTTATCGTCGTTAAGCGTGCCCTGCTCCTGCAGGTCCACGAGCTCCATGCCCGCCTTCGCCCACTCAGGGTTGAGGTTCGGGAACATCTGCGCGATCGTCAGGCCCTTGTCCTCCACACCGTCCTGCGTGTCGGTGGAGAGCTGTGTTTGGCCCTTGTTGCCGGTGGTGATGGCGTCGTCGGTGGCGATCGTCGGGTAGAGCGCGGTGACCTGGCCCGGCACGAGCGCGTCGATGTTCTGCACGTTCTTCGCCAGGTAGGAGACCGGGGTCGGGTTACCGGTGAAGCCCTGAACCTGCTTCGCGGGATCAGGCTGAAGCGGGGTGAAGGTGAACTTGCCCGCGTCATCCACGGTCCAGCTGCCCTCGCCCGGCACGGTGACGGACTTCTTGTCCTCGCTGATCACGGAGCCGTCCGGCAGCCCGTCTGCGACGATCTGGATCGTCTCCGGATTCACGGACGCAAGCTCGTCGCGCGTGCCGTCTTCTTTAGTGCGCTCGTAGATCGGGGTGACGTCGACAGGCGAACCGACCTGGTCGGCACGCTCGAACGCGGACGGGATCTCCACCCCGACCGGGTAGACGAACGGGTTGTAGGCGGCCTTGAGCTCCTCCCCGCCCGTGATGCCCTTGGTCTGGATCTCCACCCGCGGCGCCGGGCCGGTAAACGACGGCACCGGGGTGAACGTGGCCAGGCCCTTGACCGGGTCGAGGGTGTAGGTACCCACGTTCTCCACGGTGAAGGTCGGCTGGCCCTTGTCGTTCTTCGTTTCGACGATTTTGCCGCTTGGGTCGACCAGGTCGAACTTCACCGGGCTGTCTTCTTGGCCGTACCAGTCAGTCGGCAGCGTCGGGAACATGTCCTGGGTCGCCTTGCCCTCGTTGCGGTCATGGGTGTCGTCGGATTCCTGGGTCACGCCCTGCGCGGCGGAGGTGTTCGCCGGCAAGGTGCGCGGATCAGGGTAGAAGATCGCGACCTGGCCCGTGCCCTCGGCCTTCTGGCCGGAGAGAGAGTTCGCCTCGTAGCGCACCGGCGCCGGGCTGCCCACGAAGCCGGTGACCGGGGTGAAGGTGAACACGCCGTTGTCGTCGACAGTCCAGGTGCCCTGGTCCGGAACCACCATGGTCTTGCCGTCTGCGGAGAGCGTGTTGCCCTCCACCGACACCATCTTCACGGTCTTCGGGTCAGTGGAGAAGGCGCGGTAGTTCGGCGTCGCGCTCTGCGGCTGGCCCGTCTGGCCGTCCTCGCGCGCGTTCGGCAGCGCGAAGCTTTGCTTTTCGACGGTCGGCCTGTAGTACGCCGTCAACTGTGCTTCTTCTCCGCCACGCTCGGCATTGGTGAGACCCACTGTCCGGATGCCGACCTTGGCGGCGTCCTTCTCAGTTTCATTTGCACCGAGGAAGTTTTCAGCTGCCTTGAAGGAGACCACGCCGGTGTTCTGGTCGATGGTGTAGGTACCAACGTTCAGGATTTCCAGCGCCTGTCCCTGCTGTACTGGAGTCCCGTTCGGATCAACCAGCTGGAACGTCACCGGGCTGTCGGCCTGGCCGTACCAGGTGGAAGGCAGGCCCGGGAAGAGCTGGGCTGTAGTTCGGCCCGCGTCACCGGGCGAGTTGTTGTCGGTGGAGTTCTGCGTCGCCTCGACCGGGCCGTAGGTGGTGGCCTCACGGGTCTCCAGCGGGTAGTAGAAGACACTCACCAGCGCAGGTCCGACCGGCTCTGCACCGTTCACCCCGTTCGCGGTGTACTGGATCGGCGTGGGGTCGCCCACGAAGCCGGCAACCGGGGTGAAGAAGAACTCGCCCGTTTTCGCATCGACCCTCCACGCACCCTGGCCATCGACCGTGAGCGTCTTGCCGTCGGACTTCTCATCGGTGCCGACGATACGAACCGTCGTGGGATCGATGTACGGCTCACCGTTCTTCGTGTATCTCGGGGTGGCCTGCAGCGTGTCGCCTACCGGGCCGGCCTTGAAGGCCGGCTGCAGCGCCACCGGCGCGGGCTGCTTCGAGGTGAACGTCGCCCTGATGGTAAACGAGGAGCCGTCGGAGTTGGTCACCTTCACCGGCACGTAGGCGAGGTCGCCGCCCTTTGCACCCTTGCCGACGGTGATGGTCGCCTCACCCGTAACCGGGTCAACCTTGGGGTTCGTCCAATCGTTGGCGCCCTGGTTCTTGTCGCCGTACTCAATGGCCCCGCCGAGGGAGAACGTCGGGTTGTTCTCGCCCAAGAACTCCTGGCCAGCCTTGACACCCTTGTCCGGCTGCTCGGCGCCGATGATCTTGGCGGAGATGGTCTTCCCCGGCTCGCCGGAGTTCGCACCGTGCTCGGCGCTGAACGTCGGCGTGTTGACTGCGTGAAGGCCGCCCACCTGCACATTCGTGTCGTATAAGCCCTTGCCTTTTGCTTCGTCGCGCTTGTACGCCGTTTTACCCTGAAGTTCTGCCCTCTTGTTCGGGCCAGCCGCTGCGCGAGTGTCATCGCCCTTGCGTGGAACCGCGTACACCTGCAGGAACGCACCCTTTCCCTCATGGAAGCGGGGGTCGTCCTTCGGCAGGGTGACCTTGGTGTTCATGCCGGTCATGTTGTCACCGGCGCCCGGGATCGCGGCACCCTTTTCCACATTGGCGCCGTCGATCGGGTTGCCGTCCTTGTCCACCACAATGACCCGCAGGCGCTCAAAATCCTCTGTACGCACGCCATCGAGATTGATTGTGAAGGGGTGTGGCTGACCATCAGCAAGCATTGTCACCGGCGTGGAGGTGGAGGTCATTGGCGCGCAGGATGCGTTCTCGTCCGGGAAGGGTGCGAACGACCCAGAGATTTGCGCAGTAACTCCGACGAAGGCTTGGCTATAGGGCACCCCTGGATAGTTATTCTGGGTCAGGCCCCAGCCAATGACGGTGTTTTGGTTACCGTTGAAATCGACTGTCTGCTGCTTATCTACCTCGATGTCCGCGGTACCTTGATCGGATACGACAACCGTGTCGACAGCGGCGCCTTGGATTACTGTTCGGTTTTCCCCCTGCGTGATGCGTAGCAGCGGTTTACCGTCCAGAATGTTCGCCGATACGCGGGCCGTTTCACGGTAGCGGGGGAACTGGTCGCCCTTGCCCGTGTCATGTCCGAGTTGCGCCACCAAATTCACCGCAAAGGAACCCCCGCCGAAAACGGTCTCGTCAGCGTAAAGGCGACCGAAACCCGGTACCTGTACATAATCAAGGCTTGCACCCTCATTTTCGAGGCCCAGTGTCGCACTCACTCGGCACGAACCGCGTCTTTGCGTGTCCAAGGTCGAGTTCTGGTACTGCGACATCGGCGTTCCAACGTATTGACTTGGGGGTTGGTTTGCGGGTACCGCGCTGGCCGTGGGTGCTACGGGACTTGCAACGACGGCGCCGGCGCCGAAGGAGAAGGCGCACAGCGAGGCAAGCACGCGGCGGCGCAAACGCAATGATGGGTTCTGACGGTTGGACACACGAGCCTCCGGAACTCAATAAGGGCATACTATTCGACATCAAACAGTGTAGAACACCGTTAGTGTAGAACACCGTTATCGTTCTAGCTACGTGTTTAAGCTGAACCGGAGGGCGTCGATAAGCAAAAGCCTCTACCCTGGGGCCCATGTTTCGCTGGTTTGGGCGCGTGGCGTGCGCGAAGCGAATCCGCGCATCGAGCTCTCCCCCGCGGCGCACCTGAGCTGCGCGAGTGAAAGGTCCGCGTGAAAGGTCACAGCCCGAGAAGGGCGAGGGGGATGACGGCGATGCCGTCGGAGCGTCGATAAGCGTGTCGCCCTGAGGAGAGGACCGCGAGGTCTGTCACCTTTCCCTTCATCTGACCCTTAAACCAGTGGAGGTGGCGGACGTCGCGGTCGTCGATCGCGCCGGAAAGCTTGACCTCGATACCCACGAGCGCACCGCGCTGGCCCTCAACCACCAGGTCGACCTCGTGGTCGCCGTTCTGGGTGCGGAGGTGGAACACGCGGGCCGGTTCTGCTTTACCATTCGCAGGGGTTCTGCTTTACCATTCGCATGGTATTTGCTTTACCCTTCGCATGGGGTCTACTTTACCAATTAGCGGATCGACCCCCTCCCCACCACCTGCGTCAGGACGTCAATGACCAGGGGCCTAGGATTGCCTGCGCCCCCGGGGAGTTTGGCCACCGATTCGATGGGATTTGGATGGTAGTCTGTCCCCATGGAAGCAAGAATTGATTCTGGCGGACGGCTGCTGCTGCCCAAGATGTTGCGCGACACCCTCGGTTTGACCCCAGGCTCAATAGTGGATGTCAGCGCATACGGCACCGGCCTCACAGTCATCCCTTCCGGTCGCACCGCCTCGATTGAAACCACCTCGGAAGGATTTCTCGTGGCTCGAGGAACAGGCACCGTCACCGACGAGGATGTACTCGCGTTGATTGATGCAGGCAGGGTCTAGCTCAAGCGCGTTATGGCAAACCTTGTTGCGTTAGACACCAGCGTCGCGGTGCCACTACTCCTTGCTTCGCATCAAGCGCATGACCGGGTGTACGAATGGGCGTTGAGCCGTCAGGTGGTTCTCTGCGCTCACTCGCTGGTCGAGACATACTCGGTGCTCACCCGTCTGCCTGGCGATCACCGGGTCTCAGCCGAAGACGCAGTTCGGGTGATGGACACTTGGTTTCCTGAACCCCTCATGCTTTCGCAAGCCGGAACCGTCGACATTCACCGCCGTCTTGCTTCGGCAGGAGTCGCCGGAGGAGCAGTCCACGACGGGCTCGTGGCACTCACAGCGCTGGAGAACGGGGTCCCTCTGGCAAGCCGGGACCGCCGGGCGGTGAACAATTACCTCAGCCTCGGTGTGGATGTTCGCCTAGTGCCCTAACTTCCTGCAAATGATTTCTTCCTAGTCGTCGAAGCTCAAGCTCTCCACATCAGCCGCCGTGCGAGACGCACGTGCAGCTCCGCGTCACGCACCAACTCCCTCGGGTGCGTCCCAGCCAAAAGGTTGATCTCCGCGCGGTACTCGTTGCCGATGCCGGCGAGCTTCCTTTGATCTAACAAGGCGCGGCCGATCTCCCGGTCCGGCTCCGCGAGAATCCGCGCCACCGCTTCCTCGAAGTCGAAATCCTCCGCCAGCAGGTCAGGGCCCAAATACCCCATTTCCACCTCATACTCGCGCGCGGGAAAGACGCGGACGAGGCCGAGCCAGAAGCCGACGAGTTCGATGTCGGGCCGGGGGTCGTCGTTAAGCCTGAGCACCACGCGCGCGGCGTGACCGGGTTTGCGCCACCGCTCGCCTGCTCGGTGCATGGACCACGTGCCCTCCATTTTCAGGTGGGTATGCAGGATCTGCGGCTCGTGGCCGTCGGCCGCAAACTCCATGAACAGGTGCTTGCCGTACGGCCACACGCGCTCGCAGGTCATGCCAGTGAAGTCGACGGTGGCGTAGCGCGGCACCTGAATCGATGTTTTAGTCACTTCACGCCCGGTCATCCACTGCAGGCGTTTCGACAGCTGGTAGACGGAATCACCTTCGGGCATGCGTGCGAGGGTACTCGCTCTGGCAAGCGCAAACGTTCAACCCGGCCAATTGGCTATGGCTTGAGGTGATGGAGGGGGAACGTCACCATTCCTTCACCCAAAGGAGCCACAACTCCGGTGCCGGTAATCACCGCACTGAATGACGGGGGGCCTGCTTCATGGTCGATCACGGCGATCGCTTTGCGTAGAGACGCAACCCCTTGCTCCACTCCCCCAAAACCGGTCTTGACTTCGATTGCGGCCCAGCGACCATCAGGGAGTGTAAGCACCGCATCGATTTCGTTGCCATTGGAGTCTCGGAAGTGGTGGATGGATCCGCCCATTGCTTCGACCATGACGGCAAGATCGTGGACGACGGCAGATTCAAAAAGAAAGCCGGTCGTTTCGGGGTCTTTGCTCAACCGCGCCCCAGTAGCGCCCAATGCGGCTATCGCTAGCCCAGGGTCCGCTAGGTGATATTTGGGCGACACTCTCAGACGCGCTTTGGAGCGTAACCGTGGCGCCCACGCGGGAATCGCTTCGACCACGAAGATCCGTTGGAGACTGTCAAGCAGCTTGGTCACCGTGGGCAGGGAAATATTCGGGCTTACGGGGTCCAGGTCTTTGCGCAATGTAGCAACCGAGACTTCAGCAGCCGTGGAGCGGGCAATCGACGCGATGAGTCGCTCAGTCGCGAGCGGGGTGACGCGGAGGTCTGCCACCCGCTGCATGTCGGATCGGGCTGCTTCCGAAAGGTAGCCACGCAACTGCGCCAGGACGATCTGCTCGTTGCCCCTCTGGTGACCGGGGAAACCAGGGAGCAAAAGATTCTCAATTATTTGCCCATAGGAAAGTTGATCCGCCGCAGGTTGAGGTTCCTCACCGTTGAAGAGCGACTCCAATGAAACTGTCGGGACATATTCCGCCTTCTCAAACAGCGTGAGGGTGCGCTGACGCATGCGCAGGAACCGTCCCGCACCAGTGTGACGGGTGAGGTCATCAGCAGGAACCGCTGAACCGGCCAGAATGAATTGGCCCGGCTCGGCCGAGCGATCAATCTCTCGACGAGTAAGGTTGAAAATTGCCGGGGCAGTTTGCCATTCGTCGAGCAGCCTGGGCCTTGGACCGGCGAGCACGGATTCTGGGGCTAGGTGAGCGAGCTCGTTCGTAGCGGGATCGTCAATCAGCGCGTAGGAGGAACAGTGATGCAGCCCCGTCATTGTCTTCCCGCAACCTCTCGGCCCTTCGATAATGACGGCGCCACTCGCCTGCAGCAGGAATTCGAGGCGTCGATCGACAATACGCGGTTGGTAGGCGCGTCCTGCCAGGTCTTCTGTCTCCACAATTTCTCCTATTTTATAATTTGCAGGAATTATAGATCATTCTTTGCAGGATTTGTAGTTCACGCTTTGCAGAACAAGCCATGCCCCCGGGAATCTTCCCAGGGGCATTTGCTTATCGACGGCGCGCGGCCGGCCTGTTTCCCGCCCGGCACCACACCCTCCCACGCGGCGCCCCGGCGCCCCGTCCTCCCATCCACGCCCTTCCAAAGTTTCCAGCGAAACTGTTGTAGCGAATCGCCCAATTCGTGGGATTCGCTACGACCGTTTCGCTGGGTTTAGCTCAGGAGAGCCGGAGGGGAAGGCCCCCTCCTACTTCTGAGTCGGCTCCTCCTTCGTGGTGACCTTCACAGTGGTCAAACCCGCCGACACCTCCGCGGCCTTGCCACCGGTGTAGCGCGTCGCGTTGCGCTTCGAGTCCACAGACGACCCACCCTCGAAATCGATCGACGTCCACGCCTTACCAGGGTCGGTGGTGCACCAGTCGTACATCACCGCACTGAGAGCGACGACACCCAAGATCGCACCAGCGTACTTGCCCAGTTCCTGCACCTCAGGGCGCCCCGCGACCTGCTGGATCTGCGCGTTGAATGCCTCGACCTGACGCATCAACTCACCGAACTGCTCGTTGTCGTTGTTGCGCCTGCGGTTACCTCCGTTGCCGAAGATGCCCCAGTCGCGATCATCCTGCTTCGTGTTCTCGCGCGTTGATTGATGCAGGCAGGGTCTAGCTCAAGCGCGTTATGGCAAACCTTGTTGCGTTAGACACCAGCGTCGCGGTGCCACTACTCCTCGCTTCGCATCAAGCGCATGACCGGGTGTACGAATGGGCGTTGAGCCGTCAGGTGGTTCTCTGCGCTCACTCGCTGGTCGAGACGTATTCGGTACTCACCCGTCTGCCTGGCGATCACCGGGTCTCAGCCGAAGACGCAGTTCGGGTGATGGAAACTTGGTTTCCTGAACCCCTCATGCTTTCGCAAGCCGGAACCGTCGACATTCACCGCCGTCTTGCTTCGGCAGGAGTCGCCGGAGGAGCAGTCCACGACGGGCTCGTGGCACTCACAGCGCTGGAGAACGGGGTCCCTTTGGCAAGCCGGGACCGCCGGGCGGTGAACAATTACCTCAGCCTCGGTGTGGATGTACGCCTAGTGCCCTAACTTCCTGCAAATGATTTCTTCCTAGTCGTCGAAGCTCAGGCCCTCCGGCGGCTCCGGTTCCTTGGCCGAGGCGCTCGGGGAGCTGGAGCATTCCGAGCGATGCGTGGGAAGTGCCATTCAATGACTGCTATGACCATCCGCGGCCTTGATGCGACCGTCAAGCAGAGGCTGGCTGCCCATGCAAAACGCATTGGCCGATCGATGGAGGCGGAGGCCCGTCACATCATCTACGGAGGGACAATGCCTCGTAACCTCGGATTGTCTCTGTACGAGGATTTTCGCGACTTTAGCGGAGCAGATCTAAATATTCCCCCACGTGAGGATCCTGCCCGGGTGGCGGATCTGACATGATCATCCTCGACACCAACATCATCTCGGAGCTCGTAAGACCTCACCCACATCCACGAGTCGTCGCATAGGTGAGAAACCCGCGGGAAGTGGTAGGAACCACTGCGGTGAATAGCGAAAAGCTGAAAGCTGGCCTTCGACTTATGCCTGAGGGACGTCCGCGTCGCTAAGCTCCATCGACTTGATCGCGTCCGTCACCGTGCGACCGCGCAGCTTCGGTGTATGTCCGTGTCCATCCGCCGATACA
This genomic window contains:
- a CDS encoding ATP-binding protein translates to METEDLAGRAYQPRIVDRRLEFLLQASGAVIIEGPRGCGKTMTGLHHCSSYALIDDPATNELAHLAPESVLAGPRPRLLDEWQTAPAIFNLTRREIDRSAEPGQFILAGSAVPADDLTRHTGAGRFLRMRQRTLTLFEKAEYVPTVSLESLFNGEEPQPAADQLSYGQIIENLLLPGFPGHQRGNEQIVLAQLRGYLSEAARSDMQRVADLRVTPLATERLIASIARSTAAEVSVATLRKDLDPVSPNISLPTVTKLLDSLQRIFVVEAIPAWAPRLRSKARLRVSPKYHLADPGLAIAALGATGARLSKDPETTGFLFESAVVHDLAVMVEAMGGSIHHFRDSNGNEIDAVLTLPDGRWAAIEVKTGFGGVEQGVASLRKAIAVIDHEAGPPSFSAVITGTGVVAPLGEGMVTFPLHHLKP
- a CDS encoding type II toxin-antitoxin system VapC family toxin, whose amino-acid sequence is MANLVALDTSVAVPLLLASHQAHDRVYEWALSRQVVLCAHSLVETYSVLTRLPGDHRVSAEDAVRVMETWFPEPLMLSQAGTVDIHRRLASAGVAGGAVHDGLVALTALENGVPLASRDRRAVNNYLSLGVDVRLVP
- a CDS encoding FitA-like ribbon-helix-helix domain-containing protein, producing the protein MTIRGLDATVKQRLAAHAKRIGRSMEAEARHIIYGGTMPRNLGLSLYEDFRDFSGADLNIPPREDPARVADLT
- a CDS encoding type II toxin-antitoxin system VapC family toxin, which gives rise to MANLVALDTSVAVPLLLASHQAHDRVYEWALSRQVVLCAHSLVETYSVLTRLPGDHRVSAEDAVRVMDTWFPEPLMLSQAGTVDIHRRLASAGVAGGAVHDGLVALTALENGVPLASRDRRAVNNYLSLGVDVRLVP
- a CDS encoding AbrB/MazE/SpoVT family DNA-binding domain-containing protein, producing MEARIDSGGRLLLPKMLRDTLGLTPGSIVDVSAYGTGLTVIPSGRTASIETTSEGFLVARGTGTVTDEDVLALIDAGRV